In Vibrio marisflavi CECT 7928, the following are encoded in one genomic region:
- a CDS encoding monovalent cation:proton antiporter-2 (CPA2) family protein: MTAYFLQAFIYLVAAVIAVPIAKRLGLGSVLGYLIAGVIIGPLLGLVGKETSTIQHFAEFGVVMMLFLVGLELEPKALWRMRNRLMGLGGLQVGLTSAATMGVAIAFDQPWSISLAIGLILALSSTAIVLQTFNEKGLSKTEGGNNAFSVLLFQDIAVIPMLAFIPLLALPELIEKARQAVASVADHHEQLSLVAGLPSWAYGIVIIVSIATVVIGGHFLSRPLFRFVATSGLREIFTATALMLVVGIAALMSLVGLSPALGTFLAGVVLANSEFRHELESNIDPFKGLLLGLFFITVGAGINFAVLFNSFFLIVGITLGVMLLKAAVLYLLARIFKIQNSDRWLFTLSLAQAGEFGFVLLSFTVQNHVIPDSIAETLSLVVALSMFLTPGLFILFEKVILPRFELQSNDRKEDTIDEKGSVIIAGVGRFGQIVNRLLVANGIKTVVLDHQVAQVDTLRRIKTKAYFGDATKPDLLHTAGIEEAALIVVAIDNKESCVELVKYVKHTYPNVKVLARAFDRGHGYRLRQAGADIIESETYHSALEVGSASLRELGLHPFFVEQQKNKFKKTENALSNTLYEAWRDDSEGERFDNNYRKLFMQLEEQLKQGMESDRSDKHSRIEREWTPPPKGYADDFK; encoded by the coding sequence ATGACCGCGTATTTCCTTCAAGCATTTATATATTTAGTCGCCGCGGTAATAGCAGTACCCATAGCAAAAAGGCTGGGGCTTGGCTCCGTTTTAGGGTATCTGATCGCGGGTGTCATTATCGGCCCTTTGCTTGGGCTTGTTGGCAAAGAAACATCAACTATTCAACACTTTGCCGAGTTTGGCGTGGTAATGATGCTATTTCTTGTCGGCCTAGAGCTAGAACCAAAAGCGCTTTGGCGTATGCGAAACCGCTTAATGGGACTGGGTGGACTTCAAGTTGGTTTAACTAGTGCAGCGACAATGGGAGTCGCGATAGCTTTTGACCAACCATGGTCTATTTCGTTAGCAATAGGACTTATCCTAGCATTGTCGTCCACAGCGATTGTTTTACAGACTTTTAATGAGAAGGGTTTAAGCAAGACTGAGGGAGGAAACAACGCCTTCTCAGTCTTGTTGTTTCAAGATATAGCCGTTATTCCTATGCTCGCATTTATCCCTCTTCTAGCTCTACCTGAATTAATTGAAAAAGCGCGGCAAGCAGTTGCATCAGTAGCAGATCATCATGAACAACTAAGCCTTGTTGCCGGACTTCCAAGTTGGGCTTACGGCATCGTGATTATTGTGTCTATTGCTACCGTCGTCATCGGTGGTCACTTCCTTAGTCGGCCACTGTTTCGCTTTGTCGCTACTTCAGGTTTACGAGAGATTTTCACAGCCACTGCCTTAATGTTAGTTGTCGGCATAGCAGCCTTAATGAGCTTAGTTGGCTTATCTCCTGCGTTGGGTACTTTTCTTGCAGGCGTTGTATTAGCAAACAGCGAGTTTCGCCATGAGCTGGAGTCCAATATCGACCCATTTAAAGGTTTACTACTTGGGCTGTTTTTTATCACTGTTGGGGCGGGGATAAATTTCGCTGTGCTATTCAACAGCTTTTTCCTCATAGTTGGCATCACTTTAGGGGTAATGCTGTTAAAAGCGGCAGTGCTTTATCTGCTGGCTAGAATTTTTAAAATACAAAACAGTGACCGCTGGTTGTTTACTCTTAGCCTTGCTCAAGCTGGTGAGTTTGGTTTTGTTTTACTCAGTTTTACTGTTCAGAACCATGTCATCCCAGACTCTATTGCAGAAACACTTTCGCTTGTTGTCGCTTTGTCTATGTTTCTTACTCCAGGGCTGTTTATATTGTTTGAAAAGGTCATTTTGCCTCGCTTCGAACTACAATCAAACGACCGAAAAGAAGATACAATTGATGAAAAAGGCAGCGTCATCATTGCTGGTGTTGGTCGGTTTGGCCAAATCGTCAATCGCCTATTGGTTGCAAATGGCATTAAAACTGTCGTACTCGATCACCAAGTAGCACAAGTTGATACCTTACGTAGAATCAAGACGAAAGCATACTTTGGCGATGCCACCAAACCAGACTTGCTGCATACTGCTGGAATTGAAGAAGCTGCTTTGATTGTGGTGGCGATTGACAACAAAGAAAGCTGTGTTGAACTAGTGAAATACGTCAAACATACCTACCCTAATGTTAAGGTGTTAGCCAGAGCCTTTGACCGCGGTCATGGTTACCGGCTTCGTCAAGCAGGTGCCGATATCATTGAGTCAGAAACATATCACTCTGCGCTAGAAGTAGGATCAGCGTCGTTGCGTGAACTTGGATTACATCCTTTCTTTGTTGAACAACAGAAAAACAAGTTTAAAAAAACAGAGAATGCACTATCAAATACCTTGTACGAAGCTTGGCGTGATGATTCTGAAGGAGAGCGGTTCGACAACAACTACCGTAAGCTATTTATGCAGTTAGAAGAACAGTTGAAACAAGGGATGGAGTCTGATCGTTCAGACAAACATTCCCGAATAGAACGTGAGTGGACGCCGCCACCAAAAGGCTACGCAGACGACTTTAAGTAA
- a CDS encoding NAD(P)H-dependent oxidoreductase, which translates to MTKNRVLILYAHPSQRRSEVNEPLFSKAKTIENITCVDLYAEYPTYDIDIDKEQQRLLAHDIIVFQFPLYWYSTPSILKEWQDLVLEYDFAYGLNGSALQGKVLMCAISAGGKAEAYQTDGYNHFTIRELLYPIEQTANLTGMKYIAPFAIFGSRTAMEEGRLDAHVNQYQRLLTALVENRVDLDKASRVEKLNHSLDELIKGESK; encoded by the coding sequence ATGACAAAAAATAGAGTCCTAATACTTTATGCACACCCATCTCAGAGAAGAAGTGAAGTCAATGAGCCACTGTTTAGCAAAGCTAAGACAATAGAGAATATTACATGCGTAGACTTATATGCCGAGTATCCGACTTATGACATTGATATTGATAAGGAACAACAACGTCTTTTAGCGCACGATATCATTGTTTTCCAATTTCCGCTTTATTGGTACTCGACGCCTTCAATTTTAAAAGAGTGGCAGGACTTGGTGCTTGAATACGATTTTGCATACGGCTTAAATGGCAGTGCATTGCAAGGTAAAGTGCTTATGTGCGCAATCTCTGCAGGCGGAAAAGCCGAAGCTTACCAAACAGACGGCTACAACCATTTTACCATTCGCGAGTTGCTCTACCCGATTGAGCAAACAGCAAACCTAACAGGTATGAAATACATTGCTCCGTTTGCCATTTTCGGTTCGAGAACCGCTATGGAGGAAGGACGACTTGATGCCCACGTTAATCAATATCAAAGGCTACTTACGGCTTTAGTTGAAAATAGAGTGGATCTAGACAAGGCCAGCCGTGTGGAAAAATTGAATCACTCCTTGGATGAACTGATAAAAGGAGAATCAAAATGA